A single Lactuca sativa cultivar Salinas chromosome 8, Lsat_Salinas_v11, whole genome shotgun sequence DNA region contains:
- the LOC111914264 gene encoding filament-like plant protein 4: protein MDRRSWPWKKKSSDKAVVVSESVGVPSSAASQSDKVKQDSYKKPNYVQISVESYSHLTGLEDQVKSYEDQMKSYEDQVKSYDEQVKRYEDQQLVYEDQIKNLEDEVKELNEQLSEAHSEMTTKENLVKQHAKVAEEAVCGWEKAEAEAATLKNHLESVTLLKLTAEDRASHLDGALKECMRQIRNLKEEHEQIIHDVVLAKTKQWDKLKLEFDTKVSNLDQELMRSAADNAAISRSLQERSNMLIKMSEEKSEKEAEIERLKSDIESCEREINSLKYELHIVAKELEIRNEEKNMSVRSADVANKQHLEGVRKIAKLEAECQRLRGLVRKKLPGPAALAQMKLEVDSLGRDYGESRVKRSPVKPPSPHSPHSQHSQHSQSFSSLPDFTLDSLQNYKKENEMLTERILGMEEETKMLKEALAKRNTELQASRNICAKTVSKLQSLESQVKGYSGQIQNASNAPSVASFSEEGNDDEVSVTGSWATALISELTHNKKDNNNNKIPESPQRSENANNLELMDDFLEMEKLATDSVSKETPETEELNPKGINVISHDDQELGDAISGIYNFVMTVEKEAKSVVGIEENGFVQKVEGFSVIYKEIEDKKVKLQDFVVSLSGVLGKAGELRFTFVNDAETSSPDCIDKIALPENKVDYSNSTQFSDSTSDPDIPHENENSVPTSETTVSPWKCSFEEFEELKLEKEKIFMDLEKCNENLENTKLQLSETELTLTEVKSQLTNAQKSNGLFETQLKCMAESYNSLEVRANELQNRVNVLEEKITMLDNELEEEKKNHKETEEKCKDLLEQLQRIETENTPPPVAETDGKSNQERELAAAAEKLAECQETIFLLGKQLKGMRPPTTEFMGSPIRETSQKSQTFTEEDEEEEDYEVTTTSNGMNNNNNNNNNNNNNLVHHMGNESPSPAHLDPWDSEGNNLLKSPITSRTSKHRPTKSGSSSSSSSNPTPEKNNNGRGFSRFFSTKAK, encoded by the exons ATGGATCGCCGGAGTTGGCCATGGAAGAAAAAGTCATCTGATAAAGCTGTTGTTGTATCAGAATCTGTTGGTGTCCCTTCTTCAGCTGCCTCTCAAAGTGACAAG GTGAAACAAGATAGCTACAAAAAGCCAAACTATGTCCAAATTTCTGTGGAGTCATATTCCCATTTAACTGGATTGGAGGATCAAGTAAAATCATATGAAGATCAAATGAAATCATACGAAGATCAAGTGAAATCATACGATGAACAAGTGAAACGATATGAAGATCAACAACTTGTATATGAAGATCAAATAAAGAATCTAGAAGATGAAGTGAAGGAATTGAATGAGCAGCTTTCTGAAGCCCATTCAGAAATGACAACAAAGGAGAATCTTGTCAAACAACACGCAAAAGTTGCTGAAGAAGCTGTCTGTG GTTGGGAAAAGGCAGAAGCAGAAGCAGCAACCCTAAAAAACCATCTAGAATCAGTAACTTTACTAAAACTTACTGCTGAAGATCGAGCTTCACATTTAGATGGAGCTTTAAAGGAATGCATGAGACAAATAAGAAACCTGAAAGAAGAACACGAACAAATCATCCACGATGTTGTTCTTGCAAAAACAAAACAATGGGACAAATTAAAACTCGAATTCGATACAAAAGTCTCAAATCTTGATCAAGAACTGATGCGATCAGCTGCTGACAATGCTGCAATTTCAAGATCTTTACAAGAACGCTCAAACATGTTGATCAAAATGAGTGAAGAAAAATCCGAAAAGGAAGCAGAAATCGAAAGGTTAAAATCCGATATCGAATCATGTGAAAGAGAAATCAATTCTTTGAAATACGAATTACATATTGTTGCTAAAGAGTTGGAGATTCGAAATGAGGAAAAAAACATGAGTGTTAGGTCTGCTGACGTGGCAAATAAACAGCATTTAGAAGGTGTAAGAAAGATAGCTAAATTAGAAGCCGAGTGTCAACGCCTACGTGGACTTGTCAGAAAGAAATTACCGGGTCCCGCTGCTTTAGCTCAAATGAAACTTGAAGTTGATAGTTTAGGGAGAGATTATGGTGAGTCACGAGTCAAACGGTCTCCAGTCAAACCCCCGAGCCCACATAGTCCACATAGTCAACATAGTCAACATAGTCAAAGCTTTTCTTCTTTGCCCGATTTTACCCTTGACAGTttacaaaattacaaaaaagaaAACGAAATGTTAACAGAGAGAATACTAGGAATGGAAGAGGAAACAAAGATGTTGAAAGAAGCTTTAGCTAAACGTAACACTGAGCTACAAGCTTCTAGAAACATTTGTGCTAAAACAGTTAGTAAACTTCAGAGTCTTGAAAGTCAAGTCAAAGGGTATTCTGGTCAAATTCAAAACGCAAGTAACGCGCCTAGTGTGGCTTCCTTTTCTGAAGAGGGTAATGATGATGAAGTTAGTGTCACAGGTTCTTGGGCTACAGCTTTGATTTCTGAGTTGACTCATAAtaaaaaagataataataataataagattccTGAAAGTCCTCAAAGATCTGAAAATGCAAACAATTTGGAGCTCATGGATGATTTCTTGGAGATGGAAAAGCTAGCCACCGACTCAGTGAGTAAAGAAACCCCGGAGACCGAAGAATTAAATCCAAAGGGTATAAACGTAATTTCACACGATGATCAAGAATTGGGTGATGCGATTTCTGGGATTTACAATTTTGTAATGACTGTGGAAAAGGAAGCGAAATCTGTGGTTGGAATTGAAGAGAATGGGTTTGTGCAAAAGGTCGAGGGGTTTTCGGTCATTTACAAAGAGATTGAGGACAAAAAAGTAAAATTGCAAGATTTTGTTGTTTCTCTTTCTGGTGTTCTTGGTAAAGCTGGTGAGCTTCGTTTTACTTTTGTGAATGATGCTGAAACAAGTAGTCCAGATTGCATTGACAAAATCGCTTTACCTGAAAATAAAGTTGACTATTCAAATTCAACTCAATTTTCAGATTCCACTTCTGACCCTGACATACCCCATGAAAATGAAAACTCTGTACCTACCTCTGAAACAACAGTTTCACCTTGGAAATGTTCATTTGAGGAGTTTGAAGAGTTGAAGTTAGAAAAAGAGAAGATTTTTATGGATCTTGAAAAATGTAATGAGAATCTTGAAAATACAAAGCTACAGTTGAGTGAAActgagttgactttgactgaagTGAAATCTCAGTTGACCAATGCTCAAAAGTCAAACGGGTTGTTTGAGACTCAGCTTAAGTGTATGGCTGAATCTTATAATTCACTTGAAGTTCGTGCAAATGAGTTGCAAAATCGGGTGAATGTTCTAGAAGAAAAGATTACAATGTTGGATAATGAGctggaagaagagaagaagaatcaTAAGGAGACTGAGGAAAAGTGCAAAGATCTTCTAGAACAATTGCAAag gATTGAAACTGAAAACACCCCACCTCCGGTTGCTGAGACGGATGGTAAAAGTAACCAG GAGAGAGAATTAGCAGCTGCTGCAGAGAAATTAGCAGAGTGTCAAGAAACAATATTCCTCCTAGGAAAACAGTTAAAAGGCATGCGACCTCCAACAACTGAATTCATGGGGTCTCCAATTCGAGAGACAAGTCAAAAAAGTCAAACTTTtacagaagaagatgaagaagaagaagattatgaaGTAACAACAACAAGCAATGGaatgaacaacaacaacaacaataataataataataataataatttagttCATCATATGGGAAATGAGTCTCCATCTCCAGCTCATTTAGATCCATGGGATTCTGAAGGAAACAATCTTTTAAAATCACCAATAACTTCAAGAACCTCAAAACATCGCCCAACTAAATCCggatcatcttcttcatcatcatcaaatCCCACACCTGAAAAGAACAACAATGGACGTGGATTTAGCAGGTTCTTTTCCACAAAAGCAAAGTGA